The proteins below come from a single Eucalyptus grandis isolate ANBG69807.140 chromosome 3, ASM1654582v1, whole genome shotgun sequence genomic window:
- the LOC104431170 gene encoding uncharacterized protein At4g33100 — protein MGIIREKKPKSSSSSPSSTSPCADLRAAYHNCFNRWYSEKFVKGQWQKEECVAEWQKYRACLSEHLEDKHLSRFLEAEALDSTARADSASVVDGAETNS, from the exons ATGGGGATCATCCGAGAGAAGAAGcccaaatcttcttcttcttctccgtcATCGACGTCGCCTTGCGCCGATCTGAGAGCCGCCTACCACAATTGCTTCAACAG GTGGTACTCGGAGAAGTTCGTGAAGGGTCAGTGGCAGAAGGAGGAGTGCGTCGCCGAGTGGCAGAAGTACAGGGCTTGCCTCTCC GAACATTTGGAGGACAAGCACCTGAGCCGGTTCCTGGAAGCTGAAGCCCTCGACAGCACCGCAAGGGCCGACTCGGCGAGCGTGGTGGATGGTGCAGAGACTAATTCATGA
- the LOC104437870 gene encoding 17.9 kDa class II heat shock protein yields the protein MDFRLTGLESPLFATLHHLMDVPEEAEKSASAPTRTYVRDARAMAATPADVKELPGSYAFVVDMPGLGSGDIKVQVEDDNVLVISGERRREEEKEGAKYLRMERRVGKFMRKFVLPENANTEAVSAVCRDGVLTVTVEKLPPPEPKKPKTIEVKIA from the coding sequence ATGGATTTCCGCCTCACCGGCCTCGAGTCCCCGCTCTTCGCCACCCTGCACCACCTGATGGACGTCCCCGAGGAGGCCGAGAAGTCCGCCAGCGCCCCCACCCGCACCTACGTCCGCGACGCCCGCGCCATGGCCGCCACCCCGGCCGACGTCAAGGAGCTCCCGGGGTCCTACGCCTTCGTCGTCGACATGCCCGGCCTCGGCTCCGGGGACATCAAGGTCCAGGTCGAGGACGACAACGTGCTGGTCATCAGCGGCGAGAGGCGGCgcgaggaggagaaggagggcgCCAAGTACCTGCGGATGGAGCGGCGGGTCGGCAAGTTCATGCGGAAGTTCGTGCTCCCGGAGAACGCCAACACGGAGGCCGTCTCGGCGGTGTGCCGCGACGGGGTGCTGACCGTCACCGTGGAGAAGCTGCCCCCGCCGGAGCCGAAGAAGCCGAAGACGATCGAGGTCAAGATCGCCTGA
- the LOC104439990 gene encoding UPF0481 protein At3g47200: MEGLRKEGLFDFKNPLVLPENPTRDESVHIDPVSDCSIYRVPKSIRDGYEKAFGPRFVSLGPFHHHIKDLQASGHKQSYYDDFVRESKLSVQYLSEFVKGREEAIRKCYAETIVLNSDDLAMCILQDAVFVIEILLKNRDRSLVGENDRIFKKPWLIHDIKFDMLKIENQIPFAILEDLLALHQSTRESDDEWLSLGVLTHEFFKLQLGGITEIADDFAKVSSMKSRHFVDLLRNYNSPSVRPSWPKKDLKSLATPSVMELSQAGVKFHVGLGKSLFDVRFFNGTLEIPKLNIYFGADVLFRNLIGFEKCNHHENYINDYIIFIGLLVHSPADVEMLVEEGIIGISTWDSKEVFGLIKSLVKGARFLPEDFYFSGLCAELNEYYRIPWHRWKATLKRDYFNSPWSIISVVAAIVLLLLTLVQTVFSVISK, translated from the coding sequence ATGGAAGGATTAAGGAAGGAGGGTCTGTTCGACTTCAAGAATCCGCTGGTTCTGCCGGAGAATCCCACGAGGGATGAGTCGGTTCATATCGATCCGGTGTCGGATTGTAGCATCTACAGAGTCCCGAAGTCGATACGCGATGGGTACGAAAAGGCATTCGGCCCTCGATTCGTTTCGCTCGGGCCATTTCACCATCACATCAAGGATCTGCAAGCATCGGGGCACAAGCAAAGTTACTACGATGACTTCGTGAGAGAGAGCAAGCTGAGCGTGCAATACCTGTCCGAGTTTGTCAAGGGAAGGGAAGAAGCCATTCGCAAGTGCTATGCAGAGACAATCGTGCTAAACAGCGACGATCTTGCAATGTGTATTCTACAGGACGCCGTTTTCGTCATTGAGATCTTATTGAAGAACAGAGATCGCAGCTTAGTAGGTGAGAACGACCGGATATTCAAAAAGCCGTGGCTGATTCACGACATCAAATTCGACATGTTGAAGATAGAAAATCAGATCCCTTTCGCCATCCTTGAGGACCTCTTGGCACTGCATCAATCAACCAGAGAGTCTGATGATGAATGGCTCTCTCTTGGTGTTCTCACACATGAATTCTTCAAGTTGCAGTTAGGAGGCATAACAGAGATAGCAGATGACTTTGCCAAGGTCTCCTCCATGAAATCAAGGCACTTTGTGGACTTGCTCAGAAACTATAACTCGCCATCGGTGAGGCCGTCGTGGCCTAAGAAAGATCTCAAGAGTCTAGCCACCCCTAGCGTGATGGAGCTAAGCCAAGCTGGGGTCAAGTTCCACGTTGGTTTGGGGAAGAGTTTATTCGACGTACGATTCTTCAACGGAACGCTTGAAATCCCGAAACTGAACATATACTTCGGAGCAGATGTACTATTCAGAAATCTCATCGGCTTTGAGAAATGCAACCACCATGAGAACTACATTAACGACTACATCATCTTCATCGGTCTCCTTGTTCACTCTCCGGCGGACGTGGAGATGCTGGTGGAGGAAGGAATTATCGGCATCAGTACATGGGACAGCAAAGAAGTTTTTGGGCTCATCAAGAGCCTCGTGAAAGGAGCGAGGTTCCTTCCAGAGGATTTCTACTTCTCTGGTCTCTGTGCCGAGCTGAACGAGTACTACAGAATCCCTTGGCACAGGTGGAAGGCAACGCTGAAGCGAGACTACTTCAACAGTCCGTGGTCCATCATATCAGTCGTCGCAGCCATCGTTCTTCTCCTGCTCACTTTGGTACAGACTGTGTTCTCTGTTATTTCTAAATAG
- the LOC104437871 gene encoding ankyrin repeat-containing protein BDA1, whose protein sequence is MMQLVSLSRVEKHASSAMNKLHEAAMKGDLAALQDLLLQDPQILHMPTSSSPDGTPLHVSCLSGHASFTKHLLTHKPELAKEPDSRGSLPLHVACAKGDVEIVRALLAVDPDGCLRYDREGRTPLHLAAIKGRAEVIAELIRAKPESARLVTSQGESAFHLCVKSNRVEALKVVVDCGRNDEFVGCRDKDGNTILHLAVARKQLEIIKYLLSSTNIAVDVQNVKGFTALDVLSQGPRDLRDMEIKQLLQRAGASIMYQTSLGRDTIQAIPIAQPYIKQNSDIKPPVKARKQTDWLGRKRSALIVVASLIATVAFQATLSPPGGFWQEDFTADPAKNGTEKSHHVGMAVMATALPKAYGQFMIFNTLAFLSSLSIILLVVSGLPIKRRRWMWTQMVTMWIAITALTITYFIAWIHMTPEDNRGVLNTVTRVSVLLWLCLMGIIFLGNVVRMVRWFSRKYGRSKGKEREASPAVEENEHHEL, encoded by the exons ATGATGCAGCTCGTGAGCCTCTCCCGCGTCGAGAAGCACGCGTCAAGCGCCATGAACAAGCTCCACGAAGCCGCCATGAAAGGCGACCTTGCGGCCCTCCAAGACCTGCTGTTGCAAGACCCCCAGATCCTCCACATGCCCACTTCTTCGTCCCCCGACGGCACGCCCCTGCACGTCTCCTGCCTCTCGGGCCACGCGTCCTTCACCAAACACCTGCTCACCCACAAGCCGGAGCTCGCCAAGGAGCCCGACTCGCGGGGCTCCCTGCCCCTCCACGTGGCGTGCGCGAAGGGCGACGTGGAGATCGTCAGGGCCCTCCTGGCCGTCGACCCGGACGGGTGCCTCCGGTATGATCGCGAGGGGAGGACGCCTCTCCACTTGGCCGCCATCAAAGGGAGGGCCGAGGTCATTGCCGAGTTGATCCGGGCCAAGCCCGAGTCGGCCCGGTTGGTGACGAGTCAGGGGGAGAGCGCGTTTCACCTCTGCGTGAAGAGCAACAGGGTGGAGGCGTTGAAGGTGGTGGTGGACTGTGGGAGGAACGATGAGTTCGTGGGTTGTAGGGATAAGGATGGGAACACGATCTTGCATCTTGCTGTAGCCAGGAAGCAGTTGGAG ATCATTAAGTATTTGCTTTCCAGCACCAACATTGCAGTAGACGTCCAAAATGTGAAGGGATTTACAGCACTGGATGTCTTATCACAAGGTCCAAGAGACTTGAGAGACATGGAGATCAAGCAGCTCCTACAGAGAGCCGGAGCTTCGATAATGTATCAAACATCTTTGGGTCGCGACACAATCCAGGCCATTCCAATAGCACAGCCTTATATCAAACAGAACAGTGATATTAAACCACCGGTTAAGGCTCGCAAACAGACAGATTGGCTGGGCAGAAAAAGAAGTGCCCTGATCGTGGTGGCTTCACTCATTGCGACGGTGGCATTCCAAGCCACGCTATCCCCACCTGGAGGCTTCTGGCAGGAAGACTTTACAGCAGACCCTGCGAAGAATGGCACGGAGAAATCACACCATGTGGGAATGGCCGTGATGGCCACCGCTCTCCCGAAGGCATATGGGCAGTTCATGATCTTCAACACGCttgcatttctttcttcactGAGCATAATTCTGCTTGTGGTCAGTGGACTCCCTATTAAAAGAAGGAGGTGGATGTGGACCCAGATGGTGACGATGTGGATCGCTATCACTGCACTTACTATTACCTACTTCATCGCGTGGATACATATGACACCGGAAGATAACAGAGGGGTTCTGAACACAGTGACTAGAGTTTCTGTGCTTCTGTGGCTATGCCTGATGGGGATCATCTTCTTAGGAAACGTCGTTCGAATGGTTcgttggttttcaaggaagtaTGGGCGCTCGAAAGGAAAGGAGCGAGAAGCTTCACCTGCTGTAGAAGAGAATGAGCACCACGAACTCTAA